Proteins co-encoded in one Apteryx mantelli isolate bAptMan1 chromosome 4, bAptMan1.hap1, whole genome shotgun sequence genomic window:
- the LOC136991905 gene encoding olfactory receptor 4S2-like: MENASSVKEFILLGLSKNQGVQKICFVVFLFFYIVTVAGNLLIIVTVVSSQRLNSPMYFFLCHLSIADLCLSSATAPKMIADFLVGKKTISFGGCMAQLFAAHFFGCAEVFILTAMAYDRYFAICRPLHYTTLMTRRVCGWMVMGSWVGGFVHSLVQTLITVSLPFCGPNKIDHYFCDVHPLLQLACTDTYVVGVIDVANSGMISVVTFFILVTSYIVILFSLKRRTSEGRNKALSTCGSHITVVILFFGPCTFIYIRPSSNLSEDKSVAVFYTVITPMLNPLIYTLRNEEVKSAMRKLWNR; encoded by the coding sequence atggagaatgcaagcagtgtgaaggaattcattcttctgggcctttcaaagaaccaaggggtgcagaaaatatgttttgtggtgtttttgttcttctatattgttactgtggcaggaaatctgctcatcattgtcactgtagttagcagtcagcgtctgaactcccccatgtatttctttctctgccacctgtccattgcagatctttgcctctcttctgccacagctcccaaaatgattgctgacttccttgttggaaagaaaaccatttcctttgggggttgcatggcacagctattcgcagcacatttctttggctgcgctgaggtcttcatcctcacagcgatggcctatgatcgctactttgccatatgcagacccctccactacaccaccctcatgaccaggcgtgtgtgtggctggatggtgatgggttcatgggtggggggctttgtgcactccctggtgcagaccctcataaccgttagcctccctttttgcggccccaacaaaattgaccactacttctgtgatgtccatcccctactacaactggcctgtaccgacacctatgttgtgggcgtcattgacgttgccaatagtggaatgatttctgtggtcactttcttcatcctggtcacgtcctacattgtcattttgttttccttgaaaaggcgaacgtctgaagggcggaacaaagccctctccacctgtgggtcccacattactgtggtgattctcttctttgggccatgcacattcatctacatacgtccatccagcaatctctcagaggacaagagcgtggctgtgttttacactgtcatcacgcccatgctgaacccactcatctacacgctgagaaatgaggaggtaaaaagtgccatgagaaaactgtggaataga